From Tiliqua scincoides isolate rTilSci1 chromosome 2, rTilSci1.hap2, whole genome shotgun sequence, the proteins below share one genomic window:
- the ZBTB9 gene encoding zinc finger and BTB domain-containing protein 9 — protein MEPDPRSVQIQFPHYAAVLLESLNKHRLEGKFCDISIHVQGRVFQAHKSVLAASSPYFHDKLLLNDTSCLVLPSVIEPGAFENLLQLIYSGRLRLLLEALPSHLLVASGLQMWQVVDQCSGILKELEGGPCRPWSSRASDSQSPSSSNYCGLRDEGEATARPDRRLQHGCPDGEVLKIRVPHDDEDDEEDEEEEERQAQVCSGSTDGPVKVILDEAEEEEGRRGCPKGAGEQNSGFASPHEAPKIFYIKQERLDSEEAATSALGGGSGSSSSLSESGFLKSLGRPLGVAEVPGLCQAEIQETGEVSYILPSGASSSTGPPNGGFTVKAQPLSADSVAFPESSWKPVDLHGNEIIAHAVHGQVVHAPVKLMSAPDGKKFGCLCGKRFAVKPKRDRHIMLTFSLRPFGCSICNKKFKLKHHLTEHMKTHDGNLYACEDCGRKFRVQSCFLKHKELCKGQGWATACWTYK, from the coding sequence ATGGAGCCCGACCCGCGCAGCGTGCAGATCCAGTTCCCGCACTACGCGGCGGTGCTGCTGGAGTCGCTGAACAAGCACCGGCTGGAGGGCAAGTTCTGCGACATCTCCATCCACGTGCAGGGCCGCGTCTTCCAGGCCCACAAGAGCGTGCTGGCCGCCTCCTCGCCCTACTTCCACGACAAGCTGCTGCTCAACGACACCAGCTGCCTGGTGCTGCCCAGCGTCATCGAGCCGGGCGCCTTCGAGAACCTGCTGCAGCTCATCTACTCGGGCCGCCtgcggctgctgctggaggccctGCCCAGCCACCTGCTGGTGGCCAGCGGCCTGCAGATGTGGCAGGTGGTGGACCAGTGCTCGGGGATCCTCAAGGAGCTGGAGGGCGGCCCCTGCCGGCCCTGGTCCAGCCGGGCCAGCGACAGCCAGTcgcccagcagcagcaactacTGCGGCCTGCGGGACGAGGGGGAGGCCACCGCGCGGCCCGACCGCCGCCTGCAGCACGGCTGCCCCGACGGGGAGGTGCTGAAGATCCGCGTTCCCCACGACGACGAGGACGacgaggaggatgaggaggaggaggagcggcagGCCCAGGTCTGCAGCGGCTCCACTGACGGGCCCGTGAAGGTCATTCTGGAtgaggcggaggaggaggagggccgcAGGGGCTGCCCTAAGGGCGCCGGAGAGCAGAACTCCGGCTTTGCCTCCCCTCACGAGGCCCCCAAAATCTTCTACATCAAGCAGGAGCGCTTGGACTCCGAGGAGGCGGCCACCTCGGCGCTGGGCGGCGGCTCGGGGTCGTCTTCGTCCTTGTCCGAGTCCGGCTTTCTCAAGTCCTTGGGGAGGCCGCTCGGCGTGGCCGAGGTGCCGGGCCTGTGTCAGGCTGAGATCCAGGAGACTGGTGAGGTCAGTTACATCCTTCCTAGCGGGGCCTCCTCGTCCACAGGGCCGCCCAATGGCGGCTTCACGGTCAAGGCTCAGCCGCTCTCCGCAGACTCGGTCGCCTTCCCTGAAAGCTCCTGGAAGCCTGTGGATCTGCACGGCAACGAGATAATTGCCCATGCCGTCCACGGGCAAGTGGTGCATGCGCCCGTCAAGCTGATGTCGGCACCTGATGGTAAGAAGTTTGGCTGCCTGTGTGGCAAGCGCTTTGCGGTGAAGCCGAAGCGGGACCGGCACATCATGCTGACGTTCAGCTTGCGCCCTTTTGGCTGCTCCATCTGCAACAAGAAGTTCAAGCTGAAGCATCACCTCACAGAGCACATGAAGACCCATGACGGCAACCTGTATGCCTGCGAGGACTGTGGCCGCAAGTTCCGTGTACAGAGCTGTTTCCTGAAGCACAAGGAACTGTGCAAGGGGCAGGGCTGGGCCACTGCTTGCTGGACCTATAAGTAG